From a region of the Fischerella sp. JS2 genome:
- a CDS encoding IS1 family transposase (programmed frameshift) translates to MECPRCGSCHNRKNGKKRGKQNHICCDCGRQFIDVYKPPRGYSDEIKQECLKMYVNGMGFRGIERVKNVHHTTIIHWVKRVGTQLADTPNSKEIPQVGELDELETFIGSKKNKIWLWTAVNHFTQGILAWVLGDRSSTTFQQLWNIVQCWQSYFYVTDGYPVYPCFVPDGDQIVSKTYMTRVENENTRLRHYLARLHRKTLCYSKTEEMLRYSVRLLLHYLKYRSVPLPA, encoded by the exons ATGGAATGTCCACGCTGTGGATCTTGTCATAACCGTAAGAATGGAAAGAAAAGAGGTAAACAGAATCACATTTGCTGTGATTGTGGTCGTCAATTCATTGATGTCTATAAACCACCCAGGGGCTACTCGGATGAAATCAAACAAGAATGCCTAAAAATGTACGTCAATGGTATGGGATTTCGTGGAATTGAAAGGGTGAAAAACGTTCATCATACTACCATTATTCATTGGGTTAAACGAGTGGGTACACAATTGGCGGATACACCAAATTCAAAGGAAATTCCGCAGGTGGGAGAACTAGATGAATTAGAAACATTTATTGGTTCAAAAAA AAATAAAATCTGGTTGTGGACGGCGGTAAATCACTTTACTCAAGGTATTCTTGCTTGGGTTTTAGGTGATCGTAGTTCGACTACTTTCCAACAGTTATGGAACATTGTCCAGTGTTGGCAGAGTTATTTTTACGTCACAGATGGATACCCTGTTTACCCTTGTTTTGTTCCTGATGGTGACCAAATTGTGAGTAAGACCTACATGACACGAGTCGAAAATGAAAACACAAGGCTTAGACATTATTTGGCTCGTCTTCATCGTAAAACTTTATGTTATTCCAAAACTGAGGAAATGCTGAGATACTCTGTTCGATTGTTATTGCACTACCTCAAATATCGT